AGCGTTGTCGATGGTCTGCTGACGATCAGACTTGTCCCATTTGATATCAGATTAGTAGTGACAAAGTATCGACCAGAACACAGCGATTTACGTACTAGACTATACTGTGCAAACGCTGTTACACATGTGACCCATGATTTATCAAATGAACCGACTGTCTATTAATGCATCTGCGTCCTCTCCCGATCGTGATGATGAGGGCGATCTTGCGGTCGCGCCTGCCAAACCGAAAACCAAGCGGCCCCCGCTGTACAGAGTTGTGCTCCTCAACGACGACTACACGCCTATGGAGTTTGTCATTGAGGTGCTGGAGCACTTTTTTTCGATGAACCGTGAGAAGGCGACGCAGGTCATGCTGGCCGTGCACACCCAAGGAAAAGGCGTGTGTGGTATTTACACACGCGATGTCGCCGAAACTAAGGCAGAGCTTGTCAATCAAGCAGCTAGAGACAACGGCCACCCGCTCTTATGCGAGGTAGAGCCCTCACAAGATGATGAAGGAGAATGAACAGTGCTGAGTAAAGATCTTGAGCGGGCTTTAAATGAGTCTTTTAAGCAGGCCAGGGCCCAGAGGCACGAATTCATAACGGTAGAGCATCTGTTGCTCGCACTGCTCGATGACCCTGCGGCATTGAAGGTGCTATCGGCTTGTAGCGCTAATGTGGACGGGCTACGCGGCGATCTGGTCGAGTTTATCGATGCGACAACCCCGATGGTCTCGGGCGATGAGGAGGTGGATACACAGCCGACGCTCGGATTTCAGAGGGTCCTGCAACGCGCTGTATTCCATGTACAAAGTTCTGGCAAAGCCGAAGTAACAGGTGCCAATGTTCTGGTCGCTATATTTTCCGAGCAGGAGAGCCAAGCCGTCTATTTCCTGAAAACCCAAGATATTTCGCGGCTTGATATTGTTAATTTTATTACGCACGGAGTGAGCAAATCAGAGGACGAGGAAGAGGGCGCCGATGACGAGTTTCCGACCAGCGCAGGCACGAATGAGGGCGCCGATGAAGAGGAAAGCCCACTTGATAAATACGCAACAAATCTCAACGAAGAGGCCATTCAGGGGCAGATAGACCCGCTGATCGGCCGCCTTGACGAGGTGGAGCGCGTCGCACAAATTTTGGCGCGTCGTCGGAAAAATAATCCCTTGCTTGTGGGCGAGTCAGGCGTTGGAAAAACGGCTATTGCCGAAGGTCTGGCGAAGCTCATCGTAGACGGTCAGGTGCCCGATACATTAAAGACTGCAGAGGTTTTCTCGCTTGACCTTGGCGCACTGCTCGCTGGTACTAAGTATCGAGGTGATTTTGAAAAGCGCTTTAAGGGTGTTCTGGCTGACTTGAAGCGTCGCGATGGGTCGATCCTCTTCATCGACGAGATCCACACTATTATTGGTGCGGGCGCCGCATCCGGTGGCGTGATGGACGCAAGCAATTTGTTAAAACCCCTGCTGAGTTCGGGCAAGCTACGGTGTATTGGCTCTACGACCTATGCGGAGTACCGAGGTATTTTCGATAAGGACAAAGCCTTGAGCCGGCGCTTCCAAAAGGTCGATGTACTCGAGCCATCGGTAGATGACGCCTATAAGATTTTGAAAGGGTTGAAATCGCGTTTTGAAGAGCATCATGGCCTTCGTTACACCGATAAAGCGCTTCGAACGGCAACCGAGATGGCAGCACGGTATATTACCGACCGATTCCTGCCGGACAAGGCGATTGATGTGATTGACGAGGCGGGCGCTTTCCAGCAGCTCCAGCCGGTGAGCAAGCGAAAGAAGGTAGTGGGACCAGGCGATATCGAGGCAGTGATCGCGAAGATTGCGCGAATTCCACCTAAAACAGTCAACAGTGATGATAAAGAGCTCCTTGAGAAGCTGGAGTCCAATCTTTCTTTGGTTGTGTTTGGTCAAAACAAGGCCGTAAGCCAGCTAGTAAGCTCGATTAAGTTAGCGCGAGCCGGGTTACGCTCTGGTGATAAACCTATCGGTAGCTTCCTGCTTGCCGGCCCCACAGGTGTGGGAAAGACGGAGGTGACCAAGCAGCTCGCAATGCAGCTGGGACTTGAGTTGTTGCGCTTCGATATGTCGGAGTACATGGAACGACACACCGTGTCACGTCTTATTGGGGCTCCGCCTGGCTATGTCGGCTACGATCAGGGTGGGTTATTGACCGATGCGGTCACGAAGCATCCTCACTCGGTCGTTCTATTGGACGAAATCGAAAAAGCCCATCCAGAGGTCTTCAATTTACTGCTCCAAGTCATGGACCACGGAACGCTGACAGACAACAACGGCCGAAAAGCCGATTTCCGTAACGTCATTGTTGTGATGACCACGAATGCGGGTGCAGAAAGCATAGCGAAACGTTCTATCGGCTTCTCTACGCAAGATAACAGCACCGACGCGATGGAGGCGATCAACAAGCTGTTTACACCGGAGTTCCGGAACCGCCTTGATGCGATAGTGCCCTTTGAGCCACTGGATCAGGACGTCATTCTTACGGTAGTTGATAAATTCCTAACCTCGCTTCAGACCCAGCTAGACGAAAAGCGTGTTCAGTTACACGTAGATGAGAGTGCCCGTGAGTGGCTGGTTGAGGAAGGGTATGATCGAAACATGGGCGCCCGTCCCATGGAGCGGGTAATTCAGGAGCACATTAAAAAGCCTCTGGCGGATATGGTCCTCTTCGGGGAGCTGTCAAAAGGGGGCATTGCTCAAGTGAGTGTCAATGCTGAGGGGGATGGTCTGTCGGTATCGGCCGTTGTCGAGATCTCCGAGGAAGCAGTTCCAGCGTAAGAAATTACGCGTAATGCCAGCAACTGATGGTTTTCCCAACGCGCACTTTGAGATAGAGTGCGCGCCATCAGTTCAATTAGGTAGGTTTAATGGCTAAAGAAGATCAAATCGAAATGGAAGGGGAGATTATCGACACACTCCCTAACACCACGTTCCGCGTACGCCTGGAGAACGGACATGTCGTTACAGCGCACATCTCAGGAAAGATGCGCAAGAACTACATCCGGATTTTGACTGGGGACAAAGTGCGTGTTGAGGTGACCCCATACGATTTGACCAAAGGCCGAATTACTTATCGCGAGCGGTAAGCTCAGAGATCGGACGGTAATGTAACGACAGGAATGGGTGACAAATCACTCGGTTTGTCACCTGTATCCCCGTACCACCTTCCTTGTATGAGCATCTCTAGCGGTTGAAAGCGCGTCTTGTAGCTCATTTTTTGGCAGTTTTCTATCCAGTAGCCGAGGTAGATGTAAGGCATACCACGCTTTTTCGCATGCGAGATTTGCAGCAACACGGCGTACGTGCCCAAGCTTCGCTTTTCTAAGTTTGGGTCATAGAAGGTGTAAATCGCCGCGAAGCCATCGAGCATCTCGTCAGACACGGCAACACAAACGAGCGTGTTGTTTTCATACAACTTAAAGTAGCGCGTCGAGCCGAGACTGTTATTCAAAAATGACTCGTACTGCTCCCTGTCGGGTGGGTACATGTCACCGTCAGCGTGTTTCCCCGTAATGTAGCGTTCATAAAGGGCGTAGGCCTCGTCGTCCCCACTTACCGAGTCGGTGATTTCGAGCCGTAAGTCTCCGTTGGCATTAATGACCCGACGTTGACTTTTACTGGGCTTAAAGCCACTGGTAACAACGCGGGCAGCAACACAGGCGCTACAGTTATTACAGTGGGGCCGGTATATATGATCGCCGCTACGTCTAAAGCCCATGAGGGAAAGCTCTGTGTACAGCTCGGGACTGATCGTCTGGCGGGGATCCACAAATAAAGTCGTTGCCTCCTTCTCGGGGAGGTAAGAGCACCGATGTGGGAAGGTGGTAAAGACCTTAATTTCCCGGAGATTCGCCGTCACTGCATTGCTCGCGTCTGTTCTTGTATCCGAGCGCCCAACATAACGCCCTCTCAATAACGCCTAGTGTAGTGACATAACCACTCCCGGCAAAGACGCCAGTGCTTATTTTCACACTCGAGGTGAGTCATAGTCACGACGCATGCAGCACCCCGGCTAGCGTCTCAAGCTTCCTCGGGTGGCTTAACAACCCTTATTTTGCGATCATTCAAACGATAATGACTCCGTCGGTAAAAGCTTTTTCACCCGGTTAAATGTGAGACGGCCCGCGGATGAAGCAACGCTGACGTTGCGCTAACGCTGAACGTTAAAAACCCATCGAGAAACGAAATGGCTTTGAACCGGTGTTCTGAGCAACTAAACGAGGTCTCCCATGAGCCAAAGTAAGTACTTCACGTATTACGGTTATGTCGCCGTTGGCCTGGCTTTGCTGAGTGCAATTGTCCTTGGGTTTCGAGAATCGGTCGAACATATCCTGCTGACCGAGTCCGGCCTTATTGAGCGTGCATCAGCCTTTGGCTACTTCGCCTGCGCCGCCTTTATGCTTGCTCGAGGAGGGCAGCAGTTTCTTCGTTACCGGGCTTATTTCGCTGTATTAGTGACCCTTTTTGGCTGTCGCGAGCTTGATTTTGATAAGGCTTTTACGACCATAGGTATTCTAAAATCGCGCTTTTTCATCAGCCCAGATGTCCCAGCGGGTGAGAAACTTGCTGGGTTAATCGTCGTGACAATATTGATCTGGTCTGTCTACATGATCCTATCTCGGCACTTCACGGGATTCCTCTCGGGTTTAAAGCAAAAGACACCCGAAGCCGTTGGGGTTGCAATTGTGTTCTTCTTACTCGCTTTTTCTAAGTCGATAGACGGTCTTCCTCGCAAATTGCAGCCACTGGGTATCGACGTCGCTCCCGAGATTGGTGCGTTCCTTGGGGCACTGGAGGAGGTGCTCGAGCTCGGCATACCTATTTACATTGCCCTTGTGACGCATGCTTGGTTCAAGCGCGAGGTGAGGTCGGGACAAGACTGAGTGAATCGCTGGGTTTATCAATGACCCTTGTTGGACTTGAGTGTTATTCAAAAGGCCCTAAGTGGTCCCGGAGCAGTCCTTCAAACTTCGT
The Candidatus Paraluminiphilus aquimaris genome window above contains:
- the clpS gene encoding ATP-dependent Clp protease adapter ClpS, coding for MNRLSINASASSPDRDDEGDLAVAPAKPKTKRPPLYRVVLLNDDYTPMEFVIEVLEHFFSMNREKATQVMLAVHTQGKGVCGIYTRDVAETKAELVNQAARDNGHPLLCEVEPSQDDEGE
- the clpA gene encoding ATP-dependent Clp protease ATP-binding subunit ClpA is translated as MLSKDLERALNESFKQARAQRHEFITVEHLLLALLDDPAALKVLSACSANVDGLRGDLVEFIDATTPMVSGDEEVDTQPTLGFQRVLQRAVFHVQSSGKAEVTGANVLVAIFSEQESQAVYFLKTQDISRLDIVNFITHGVSKSEDEEEGADDEFPTSAGTNEGADEEESPLDKYATNLNEEAIQGQIDPLIGRLDEVERVAQILARRRKNNPLLVGESGVGKTAIAEGLAKLIVDGQVPDTLKTAEVFSLDLGALLAGTKYRGDFEKRFKGVLADLKRRDGSILFIDEIHTIIGAGAASGGVMDASNLLKPLLSSGKLRCIGSTTYAEYRGIFDKDKALSRRFQKVDVLEPSVDDAYKILKGLKSRFEEHHGLRYTDKALRTATEMAARYITDRFLPDKAIDVIDEAGAFQQLQPVSKRKKVVGPGDIEAVIAKIARIPPKTVNSDDKELLEKLESNLSLVVFGQNKAVSQLVSSIKLARAGLRSGDKPIGSFLLAGPTGVGKTEVTKQLAMQLGLELLRFDMSEYMERHTVSRLIGAPPGYVGYDQGGLLTDAVTKHPHSVVLLDEIEKAHPEVFNLLLQVMDHGTLTDNNGRKADFRNVIVVMTTNAGAESIAKRSIGFSTQDNSTDAMEAINKLFTPEFRNRLDAIVPFEPLDQDVILTVVDKFLTSLQTQLDEKRVQLHVDESAREWLVEEGYDRNMGARPMERVIQEHIKKPLADMVLFGELSKGGIAQVSVNAEGDGLSVSAVVEISEEAVPA
- the infA gene encoding translation initiation factor IF-1, producing the protein MAKEDQIEMEGEIIDTLPNTTFRVRLENGHVVTAHISGKMRKNYIRILTGDKVRVEVTPYDLTKGRITYRER
- a CDS encoding arginyltransferase; the protein is MTANLREIKVFTTFPHRCSYLPEKEATTLFVDPRQTISPELYTELSLMGFRRSGDHIYRPHCNNCSACVAARVVTSGFKPSKSQRRVINANGDLRLEITDSVSGDDEAYALYERYITGKHADGDMYPPDREQYESFLNNSLGSTRYFKLYENNTLVCVAVSDEMLDGFAAIYTFYDPNLEKRSLGTYAVLLQISHAKKRGMPYIYLGYWIENCQKMSYKTRFQPLEMLIQGRWYGDTGDKPSDLSPIPVVTLPSDL